A window of the Oryza brachyantha chromosome 5, ObraRS2, whole genome shotgun sequence genome harbors these coding sequences:
- the LOC102720799 gene encoding AAA-ATPase At3g50940-like, producing MSWSGDYEKYMATAAAVAGTAMVVRGVVSELIPDEVRELLRAAARSIRARVSSTHTVVIDETEGLSTNQIYDAARTYLAARINTDMQRLRASRVDDAQGIMITMDQGEEMLDVHDGVDYTWRLVSRDNASASAAANAHAGGYGYTGGATNRRGRSRFEVKSFEVSFHKKHKEKALRSYLPFVVDTAKAMNDQHRNLKMHMIEYDAWTAVDLRHPSTFDTLAMDHSLKQSVMYDLERFVKRKDYYRRIGRAWKRGYLLYGPPGTGKSSLIAAMANYLKFDIYDLELTEVKSNSDLRRLLVGMSNRSILVVEDIDCSIDLQQRDEGDIKRAKSSHSGEENEDKVTLSGLLNFVDGLWSTSGEERIIVFTTNYRERLDPALLRPGRMDMHIHMGYCTPEAFRVLASNYHSVENHAMYPEIEQLIEEVPITPAEVAEVLMRNDNADVALQVLAEFLMAKKNQTGETKAQNKNGNQKINKYEQAMV from the exons ATGTCGTGGTCCGGCGACTACGAGAAGtacatggcgacggcggcggccgtggccggGACGGCCATGGTGGTGCGCGGCGTGGTCAGCGAGCTCATCCCCGACGAGGTGCGCGAGCTGCTCCGGGCGGCCGCGCGAAGCATCCGCGCGCGCGTCTCCTCCACCCACACCGTCGTCATCGACGAGACGGAGGGCCTGTCCACCAACCAGATCTACGACGCTGCGCGCACCTACCTCGCCGCGCGGATCAACACCGACATGCagcgcctccgcgccagccgGGTCGACGACGCCCAGGGCATCATGATCACCATGGACCAGGGCGAGGAGATGCTCGACGTCCACGACGGCGTCGACTACACCTGGCGCCTCGTCTCCCGCGACAacgccagcgccagcgccgccgccaacgcccACGCCGGCGGCTACGGCTacaccggcggcgccaccaACAGGAGGGGCCGGAGCCGCTTCGAGGTCAAGTCCTTCGAGGTGAGCTTCCACAAGAAGCACAAGGAGAAGGCGCTCAGGTCGTACCTCCCCTTCGTCGTGGACACGGCCAAGGCCATGAACGACCAGCACAGGAACCTCAAGATGCACATGATCGAGTACGACGCCTGGACCGCCGTCGACCTGCGCCACCCCTCCACCTTCGACACGCTCGCCATGGACCACAGCCTGAAGCAGTCCGTCATGTACGACCTCGAGAGGTTTGTCAAGAGGAAGGACTACTACAGGAGGATTGGCAGGGCGTGGAAGAGGGGATACCTGCTCTACGGACCACCTGGCACCGGCAAGTCCAGCCTcatcgccgccatggccaacTACCTCAAGTTTGACATATACGATCTCGAGCTCACTGAGGTCAAGTCCAACTCTGACCTCCGGAGGCTGCTCGTCGGGATGAGCAACCGATCCATCCTCGTTGTTGAGGACATTGACTGCAGCATCGACCTGCAGCAACGGGATGAGGGTGACATCAAGCGTGCCAAGTCCAGCCATTCAGGAGAAGAAAATGAAGACAAG GTGACACTATCTGGGCTGCTCAACTTTGTTGACGGTCTGTGGTCAACAAGCGGCGAGGAGAGGATCATCGTCTTCACCACAAACTACAGAGAGCGTCTTGACCCAGCACTGCTGCGGCCTGGCAGGATGGACATGCACATCCACATGGGGTACTGCACCCCAGAGGCTTTCCGAGTTCTGGCCAGCAACTACCACTCTGTTGAAAACCATGCCATGTATCCAGAAATCGAACAGCTGATAGAGGAGGTGCCGATAACGCCTGCAGAGGTTGCAGAGGTCCTAATGAGGAATGACAATGCCGATGTCGCACTTCAGGTTCTTGCTGAATTCCTCATGgcaaaaaagaatcaaactgGAGAGACCAAGGCTCAAAACAAGAATGGAAATCAGAAGATCAATAAATATGAGCAGGCAATGGTGTAA